The uncultured Cohaesibacter sp. region TAAAGCGCTTGGCGGTCGACAGATGCGATACTGGTCCTCTCGCGTCGACTGACGGCAAAAAGCGCATCCCCTAGCGGTCCTGCATAGGTGGCTCCATAACAAAGCTGGTCCCTTTGTTGTGATGCGTCATCAAGTGAACACTCTTATGCTTATCGGGTTTATCCCGGAAAGACAAGAATGTGGGACGGTACATAAAATCAATCGGCCAAACTTATGTGGAAAGCTGGTCCCTTTCCCATTCTCCACCTTGCCCGATTGACCCTTTATGGCAAGAGCCACGACGGTTCCTATCCGTCGTGGCACTCTTGTTTTGGGGGAGGCCTTCGCCCCTTGACCGCCCTGTTATCAGGCGGGGAGCTCTTCAGCTTCAGCATCGGTGCGGCGTGTCGCGACCAGTGTGATGATGCCGGCAACAGCTGCAAGGGATGCAGACAGCACAGCAGTGCGATAATCAAAATAGCTAGCGATGATCCCCATCAGCGAGCCGCCAACCAGCCCCGAAAGGAACATGGAGTTGGTGTATAGCGCCATGGCATTGCCGATGAAACCGCGCGCAAAGGACTGCATGAAGGTGATGCTGACCGCCGCAAAAATACCGAAATAGGTACCCTCGATGGCTGCCGCGATGGACATCTCTGTCAGCGAGTTGATCGTGGAGAGGTAGCTATAGCAGACAACGGCCATGAGACTTGCTAGGATCATGGCGTTGCGCACGCCCATCTTTTTCAGCAAGCCCGGCGTGCCCAGAATAACCACCACCTCAAAGAAGCATTTTACCGCGATCGACAGACCCGGCGCATAGTCAGGCAAATGGGCTTCCTTGATCATGAACAGCGGGGCTGAGGACAGGGCCAGCGAGTTGCCAAGCGCAATGAAGAAGCAGGCAACCGTAGCGGCCCAGAGCGGGAAGTTGAAGTTGCTGGTGGCGGCAGCGCTGGCAGCAGCGGAATTGGCATGGGCCGGATGGGTGCGGCGAAATGGGTGCTTGAGCGTGATGTTCCATGTCAAAAGCCATACGCAGCCGACCGCGACCGCCAGTTCGAACACGATCATATGGCCATACACACTGGCCAGAGCGAAACAGAGCGCAGGGGCAACCATCCAGGCCAGCGACATCATGGCACGGACACGGGCGTTGAACTTGGCTGAATCGAGATGCGATTGCTCTGAATAGAAGCGGGCAAAGCTCAGGATAGTGCCAATGGCCGAGTTGGCAATAGCCAGACAGGCTGCGAAAATTGTCACCAGCGTCCAATAGCTCGTAACCACCAACAGCGAGCTCATGGCCGCCAAATAGCAAAGAATGGAGGCTAGCAGCAGCTTGCGGATGTCCCAGCCTTGATCGATCTTCTTGCCCACAAAGCGATTTGCCGTAACCGCCAACACCGTGGCCACCAGAGAATAGAGGCTGATCATCATGGGAGA contains the following coding sequences:
- a CDS encoding MFS transporter, with the translated sequence MPNQYLVLVLVFVGSFSNAATVPFMGLFIIEDLQKSPMMISLYSLVATVLAVTANRFVGKKIDQGWDIRKLLLASILCYLAAMSSLLVVTSYWTLVTIFAACLAIANSAIGTILSFARFYSEQSHLDSAKFNARVRAMMSLAWMVAPALCFALASVYGHMIVFELAVAVGCVWLLTWNITLKHPFRRTHPAHANSAAASAAATSNFNFPLWAATVACFFIALGNSLALSSAPLFMIKEAHLPDYAPGLSIAVKCFFEVVVILGTPGLLKKMGVRNAMILASLMAVVCYSYLSTINSLTEMSIAAAIEGTYFGIFAAVSITFMQSFARGFIGNAMALYTNSMFLSGLVGGSLMGIIASYFDYRTAVLSASLAAVAGIITLVATRRTDAEAEELPA